In Thermospira aquatica, the following proteins share a genomic window:
- the cysK gene encoding cysteine synthase A: protein MFKQRIYESILELIGNTPLVKLKKLVEENMAEILVKVESFNPGGSIKDRIAFSMIEDAEKKGLLQPGATIIEPTSGNTGVGIAMVSAIKGYKCILVMPDSMSLERIYILKSFGAEVVLTPAYEGMEGSIRKALELQKKIKNALILRQFDNPANPEIHRKTTAQEILEATGGDLDAFVAGIGTGGTITGVGEVLKQVNSQIKVIGIEPFSSAVLSGQKPGPHKIPGIGAGFIPSILNTKILDEIITVSDNDAYKSSLRLSKEEGIFAGISAGANVFGALQVAKRLGKGKRVVTVLPDTGERYFSISQYYNV, encoded by the coding sequence ATGTTTAAACAGAGAATTTATGAGAGTATTCTAGAACTTATTGGCAACACCCCTTTGGTAAAGCTTAAAAAACTGGTGGAAGAAAACATGGCCGAAATACTCGTCAAAGTAGAATCTTTCAACCCGGGTGGAAGCATCAAAGATAGAATTGCCTTTTCAATGATTGAAGATGCCGAAAAAAAAGGCCTTCTCCAGCCAGGTGCTACTATTATTGAGCCAACTTCCGGTAATACTGGCGTAGGGATAGCAATGGTCTCTGCTATCAAAGGATACAAATGTATTCTCGTCATGCCAGACTCGATGAGTCTAGAAAGAATCTACATCCTCAAGTCTTTTGGAGCTGAAGTGGTTCTCACTCCTGCGTATGAAGGAATGGAAGGGTCCATAAGAAAAGCTCTGGAACTTCAGAAAAAAATCAAAAATGCTTTGATACTACGACAGTTTGATAATCCTGCAAACCCTGAAATTCACAGAAAAACCACAGCTCAAGAAATTCTTGAGGCAACAGGGGGAGATCTGGATGCCTTTGTGGCCGGAATTGGAACAGGAGGGACCATTACGGGAGTCGGCGAAGTTCTTAAACAAGTGAACTCTCAGATAAAAGTTATTGGCATCGAACCTTTTTCTTCTGCAGTACTCTCTGGTCAAAAACCAGGACCTCATAAAATTCCAGGCATAGGAGCGGGTTTTATCCCTTCTATCCTTAATACAAAAATCCTTGACGAAATTATAACAGTTTCCGATAACGATGCGTACAAAAGCTCGTTGAGACTTTCCAAAGAGGAAGGAATCTTTGCAGGCATTTCGGCAGGAGCCAACGTTTTTGGAGCACTCCAAGTAGCCAAAAGATTGGGAAAAGGGAAAAGAGTAGTTACTGTCCTTCCTGATACCGGTGAAAGATACTTTAGTATTAGCCAATATTATAATGTGTAA
- the cysD gene encoding sulfate adenylyltransferase subunit CysD, with amino-acid sequence MDRLSKLEAQSIFILREAYREFKSKNLVMLWSIGKDSTVLLTLAQKAFFGHIPFPLLHIDTHYKIPEMIEYRNKLALKLGLDLIYGENKEILEKKLTFPDGNVDRITCCKYLKSDALKYTLSGEWPRYKLNHQTGQFEVWGNKEPFKGVIVGIRADEEGSRAKERYFSPRGEESEWSIAEQPPEIWNYFNTSFPPKTHIRIHPLLDWTELDIWEYIARENIEIVPLYFDRGNGKRYRSLGCYPCTQPVDSSAKNVQEIIQELKEGKFAKIAERAGREQDKEDGGTLETLRKEGYM; translated from the coding sequence ATGGATAGATTGTCAAAACTCGAGGCACAGAGCATTTTCATTCTTCGTGAGGCTTATCGAGAATTTAAAAGTAAAAATCTCGTGATGCTTTGGTCAATCGGAAAAGACAGTACCGTCCTCCTTACCCTGGCCCAAAAAGCTTTTTTTGGTCATATTCCTTTTCCCCTTCTCCATATCGATACCCATTATAAAATTCCAGAAATGATTGAATACCGAAACAAGCTTGCTCTCAAACTTGGTCTTGATCTCATCTACGGAGAAAACAAAGAAATCCTTGAGAAAAAGCTCACTTTTCCCGATGGAAATGTCGATAGAATTACCTGCTGTAAATATCTCAAAAGCGATGCCCTCAAGTATACCCTTTCAGGCGAATGGCCAAGATACAAACTCAACCATCAAACAGGTCAATTTGAAGTATGGGGAAACAAAGAACCCTTCAAAGGTGTTATCGTAGGAATCCGAGCAGACGAAGAGGGAAGTAGAGCCAAAGAACGATACTTTTCTCCGCGGGGTGAAGAGAGTGAGTGGAGTATTGCCGAACAACCGCCAGAAATCTGGAATTATTTTAACACCAGCTTTCCTCCAAAAACGCACATAAGAATTCATCCCCTTCTTGACTGGACCGAGCTAGACATCTGGGAATACATTGCCCGAGAAAACATCGAAATTGTCCCATTGTACTTTGATAGGGGCAACGGAAAACGATACAGGTCTCTCGGCTGTTACCCATGTACACAACCTGTGGACTCATCGGCAAAGAACGTGCAGGAGATTATTCAAGAGTTAAAGGAAGGAAAATTTGCAAAAATTGCCGAAAGAGCGGGAAGAGAACAGGATAAAGAAGATGGAGG
- a CDS encoding phosphoadenylyl-sulfate reductase, whose translation MWKKKKNIEKWNAHLQNLDAFDILRWGIQTFGKTRIAFASSIGVEDQVITHMIMSIDKNVRIFTIDTGRMFQEVYFTIEKTENRYDFKYEIYFPDYRQVEKMVNEKGINLFYNSIENRKLCCHVRKVEPLRRALRGVKCWICGLRREQSLTRENIQPIEWDEVNGLYKLNPLYNWTTEKVWQFIKEHKIPYNKLHDQGYPSIGCMPCTRAIKEGEDIRSGRWWWENPEHKECGLHRR comes from the coding sequence ATGTGGAAAAAGAAAAAAAACATAGAAAAGTGGAACGCCCATCTTCAAAATCTGGATGCCTTTGATATTTTGCGATGGGGAATCCAAACCTTCGGGAAAACAAGAATAGCCTTTGCTTCGAGTATTGGAGTAGAAGATCAGGTTATCACTCATATGATTATGTCAATAGATAAAAATGTTCGAATATTTACCATTGACACGGGACGAATGTTTCAAGAAGTCTACTTTACAATAGAAAAAACAGAAAACCGCTATGATTTTAAATACGAAATATATTTCCCTGATTATCGGCAGGTGGAAAAGATGGTCAATGAAAAAGGAATCAATCTCTTTTATAACAGCATTGAAAATAGAAAACTTTGTTGCCATGTCAGAAAAGTTGAACCATTAAGGCGAGCGTTACGAGGAGTAAAATGCTGGATATGTGGTCTTCGTAGAGAACAATCTCTCACCAGAGAGAATATCCAGCCCATTGAGTGGGATGAAGTAAATGGATTATATAAACTTAATCCTCTTTATAATTGGACAACAGAAAAGGTATGGCAGTTTATTAAGGAACACAAAATCCCCTACAATAAACTCCATGACCAAGGGTATCCGAGTATCGGATGTATGCCGTGTACAAGAGCCATAAAAGAAGGAGAAGATATACGGAGTGGAAGATGGTGGTGGGAAAACCCTGAACATAAAGAATGTGGCTTACATAGAAGGTAG
- a CDS encoding HD domain-containing protein, producing the protein MEIKVMEKMIAYFGNDVKRINHALKVYSFAYLIAENELQDFSQKEVVHFSGLLHDIGIKEAERKYHSNAGKYQEREGPKIAKKILKELFIAEKTIDRVCYIIGHHHTYEKIDGLDFQILVEADFLVNIFEDCLPKESIFNIKDKIFKTECSIKLLEKMYL; encoded by the coding sequence ATGGAAATCAAAGTTATGGAGAAAATGATAGCATACTTTGGGAATGATGTTAAAAGGATAAACCATGCCTTAAAAGTTTATTCTTTTGCATACCTCATAGCTGAAAATGAACTACAAGACTTTAGTCAAAAAGAAGTGGTTCATTTTTCTGGACTTCTTCATGACATAGGTATAAAAGAGGCAGAAAGAAAGTACCATTCAAATGCTGGAAAATATCAAGAGAGAGAAGGCCCAAAGATAGCGAAAAAAATCCTAAAAGAATTATTTATAGCTGAAAAAACAATAGATAGGGTATGCTATATTATAGGCCATCATCATACATACGAGAAAATTGATGGGCTTGATTTTCAGATTCTTGTTGAAGCAGATTTTCTTGTAAATATCTTTGAGGATTGTTTACCAAAAGAAAGTATTTTTAATATAAAAGATAAGATTTTTAAGACAGAGTGTAGTATAAAACTTCTTGAAAAGATGTATCTATAA
- a CDS encoding inorganic phosphate transporter: MVIMTIVISIFLAINMGASGFSVSFAPSYGCDLVKHKKAVITYTFCVMLGALLLGKRVVETLNTKLTLQLEPLSGLIIILATSFSLFITNLFKLPQSTSFVIVGAFAGAGLFYHKVNIWKIIEIFGIALIFSLGAFFFTFFLMKIFYPPKETNFRLHEKIFANNTIMNVFILAANSYGAFAIGTNNVANVVAPLLLLPGAQNPVGLILVFSPLFGLGGLLLGSGLLKTVSKDIIPLGQISAIIVSFVTSTFVIAASWLGLPTPYVQFTTSSILAISAIKDGVITTSKKALVQKILFSWFLVPLVTGGLTYTIHFLIHIISKGG; encoded by the coding sequence ATGGTAATAATGACAATAGTAATTTCAATCTTTCTTGCTATAAATATGGGCGCGAGTGGATTTTCCGTCTCTTTTGCCCCATCATATGGATGTGATCTTGTGAAACACAAGAAAGCTGTTATCACCTACACATTCTGTGTTATGCTGGGAGCTCTCTTGCTAGGGAAAAGGGTTGTCGAAACCCTCAATACTAAACTCACCTTACAATTAGAACCACTTTCTGGTTTGATCATTATTCTTGCTACCTCTTTCTCTTTATTTATCACAAACCTTTTCAAACTCCCTCAGTCCACAAGTTTTGTTATCGTAGGGGCTTTTGCCGGAGCAGGTTTATTTTATCACAAGGTAAATATATGGAAAATTATTGAAATCTTTGGTATCGCTCTCATTTTTTCTCTCGGCGCTTTTTTCTTTACCTTTTTTTTAATGAAAATTTTTTACCCCCCAAAAGAGACAAATTTCCGATTACATGAAAAAATTTTTGCAAATAACACCATTATGAATGTTTTCATTCTGGCCGCCAACTCTTACGGTGCTTTTGCTATTGGAACAAATAATGTGGCCAATGTCGTTGCCCCTCTGCTACTCCTTCCTGGTGCTCAAAATCCCGTTGGACTCATCCTCGTCTTCTCTCCTCTGTTTGGACTGGGAGGACTTCTTTTAGGTTCAGGGTTACTCAAAACCGTGTCAAAAGATATCATACCTCTTGGACAAATTTCTGCGATAATAGTTTCCTTTGTGACCTCAACTTTTGTCATCGCTGCCTCATGGTTGGGATTACCTACCCCTTATGTCCAGTTTACCACCTCTTCTATCCTCGCCATAAGTGCTATCAAGGATGGAGTAATCACAACGAGCAAAAAAGCCCTCGTGCAAAAAATACTCTTTTCATGGTTTCTGGTTCCCTTGGTCACCGGAGGGCTCACGTATACCATTCACTTTCTCATCCACATAATCTCAAAAGGAGGATAA